The Dermacentor variabilis isolate Ectoservices chromosome 4, ASM5094787v1, whole genome shotgun sequence genome contains the following window.
TCGACGCGGATGATGTCGCGGAGCATTGCTGCGGGAATTTCCTTCCCCGTCACTAGCGCGAACGCCCTCTTGATGAAGTGGGCGCTGCCCGTCAGGTCTTCAATGAAGGGCGCGTACATGTGGAAGTCGACCTTATCGAAGACGAACGTCCAGTTGGCGCCGCTGCACTGGGCGACGGCGTCCCTCCGGGCTCGTCCGACGCTGAAGATCGTCTCGAAGCCGTAGTGGACGTTCAGCTGCACAATGTGCTTCAGCGGGTGCTCGCCCGACTCGTCGTCATCGTCCAGGGTGACACCCTCGATGCGCATGAACTCCCTGAGCGCCTCCACGTTGCGCTTCGGCTGCATGCAGGTCCAGTACAGGTTGACCGCCTTCTCCTCCGAGGAGCTGGCAGCCGCGGAGTGCGGGAGTTCCTTCAGGACGCGGCTCATGAGCGCGACGATGCGGTGCCGGTGTTCCGCCTTGACGGTGTACTCGTGCGGCAGCCGCAAGCTCCAGCGCTTGCAGACGAACTGGTAGAAGTCCGAACAGGGTTCCTGGTCGTAGGAGAGTGCGTCCTGGAAGATGCTGGAGAACTGTTCGCAGCTGGGCGACGTGCAGACGAGCGACGGCGTGGTCGCTTGCGTTAGCCGACCGCTCACTTTTGCTGGCTTGGTCGCGCTGTCGTCCTCGGCCTTGAGCAGGGCTCCGGCCTTGTGCCGGTAAGAAACTTCGAGCACGTGCCACATGGCGTAGATGGCGATCGAAAGGACCATGCTGGCGACGAGTGAGACGATCATGCTTCGCCTGACGCCACCCTGCATGCAGGCGAAGCTTGCTAAATGCGCGGCTACGTATAGAGTAATGAACGAAACGACATGATATTTTGCTT
Protein-coding sequences here:
- the LOC142578208 gene encoding uncharacterized protein LOC142578208; translated protein: MVLSIAIYAMWHVLEVSYRHKAGALLKAEDDSATKPAKVSGRLTQATTPSLVCTSPSCEQFSSIFQDALSYDQEPCSDFYQFVCKRWSLRLPHEYTVKAEHRHRIVALMSRVLKELPHSAAASSSEEKAVNLYWTCMQPKRNVEALREFMRIEGVTLDDDDESGEHPLKHIVQLNVHYGFETIFSVGRARRDAVAQCSGANWTFVFDKVDFHMYAPFIEDLTGSAHFIKRAFALVTGKEIPAAMLRDIIRVDAFLVSLLHRFTWLPVKRAFPLGKGGFFAANVTVADMFLYLGETLDIQFDVEDCIVVASIHIIQVVEEILAKFSTTQLNRYVQWSVLRRIAPIAEPTLLEPMQLRHYYCYTTLERLLHYALSRRFLDSVGAAGGAATREASAMISIMLRSTLSLVDANSWMSVGQKINIRLALTKKARVLGYHRLQELVASDVASNYKTTAIDDSGGMVVSASTVSLSAK